The following proteins come from a genomic window of Polaribacter dokdonensis:
- the ccoG gene encoding cytochrome c oxidase accessory protein CcoG, with translation METPENEKFRDSIGTINKEGKRSWVFPKKPSGKFYKYRSYVSYFLLAFLLSAPFIKINGNQFLLFNVLERRFNIFSFPFWPQDFYLLVISMITGVVFVILFTVVFGRLFCGWICPQTIFLEMVFRKIEYWIDGDRGKQIRLDKQPWNAEKIRKRLLKWFVFFVISFIIANVFLAYLIGGDTVINYITGNPLDNINTLISLIIFTCVFYFVFAWFREQVCIIACPYGRLQGVLLDNKTINVAYDYKRGERDLGRSKFKKNEDRATLGKGDCIDCKQCVVVCPTGIDIRNGTQLECVNCTACIDECDHIMESVNLPKGLIRYASEENITKKKPFEFTARMKGYSAVLFILTGILVGMLFLRNNVEARILRLPGQLYQQKENNIISNVYTYKVINKTTRDIENVSYKILSHKGTIKLVSNQNFSIPKQGLAEGTLFIEINKSVLKDDNVDIEIGVFTNDELLETTTTNFLGPRTYK, from the coding sequence ATGGAAACACCTGAGAACGAAAAATTTAGAGATAGTATTGGAACCATCAATAAAGAAGGAAAGCGTTCTTGGGTATTTCCTAAAAAGCCAAGTGGAAAGTTCTATAAGTATAGAAGTTATGTAAGTTACTTTTTACTTGCGTTTTTATTATCTGCACCTTTCATCAAAATTAATGGGAATCAATTTTTACTTTTTAATGTTTTAGAAAGAAGGTTTAACATTTTTAGTTTTCCTTTTTGGCCACAAGATTTTTATTTGCTTGTTATTTCTATGATAACAGGTGTTGTATTTGTAATATTATTTACAGTGGTTTTTGGTAGATTATTCTGTGGATGGATTTGTCCACAAACCATTTTCTTAGAAATGGTATTTAGAAAAATTGAATATTGGATAGATGGTGATAGAGGAAAACAGATTCGATTAGACAAACAACCATGGAATGCAGAAAAGATTAGAAAGCGATTGTTAAAATGGTTTGTCTTTTTTGTAATATCTTTTATAATAGCTAATGTGTTTTTAGCTTATTTAATTGGTGGAGATACAGTAATTAATTACATCACAGGTAATCCTTTAGATAATATAAATACACTTATTTCTTTAATTATTTTTACTTGTGTTTTTTATTTTGTTTTTGCTTGGTTTAGAGAGCAAGTATGCATAATTGCCTGTCCTTATGGACGTTTGCAAGGTGTTTTGTTAGATAACAAAACCATTAATGTTGCTTACGATTACAAAAGAGGTGAAAGAGATTTAGGACGATCTAAATTCAAAAAAAATGAAGATAGAGCTACTTTAGGCAAAGGAGATTGTATTGATTGTAAACAGTGTGTAGTTGTTTGTCCTACAGGTATTGATATTAGAAATGGAACACAACTAGAGTGTGTAAATTGCACTGCATGTATAGATGAATGTGATCATATAATGGAGAGTGTTAACCTTCCAAAAGGCTTAATACGTTATGCAAGTGAAGAAAATATTACCAAGAAAAAACCTTTTGAGTTTACTGCTAGAATGAAAGGGTATTCTGCTGTATTATTTATTCTAACAGGTATTTTAGTAGGAATGCTTTTTCTAAGAAATAATGTCGAAGCAAGAATTTTAAGACTTCCAGGGCAATTATATCAACAGAAAGAAAATAATATTATTAGTAATGTATACACTTATAAAGTGATTAATAAAACAACAAGAGATATAGAAAATGTGAGTTATAAAATTTTATCTCATAAAGGAACAATAAAATTAGTGTCTAATCAAAACTTTAGCATTCCAAAGCAAGGGCTAGCAGAAGGAACTTTATTCATAGAAATAAATAAATCTGTTTTAAAGGATGATAATGTAGATATAGAAATTGGTGTTTTTACAAATGATGAATTACTAGAAACTACAACAACCAACTTCTTAGGACCAAGAACGTATAAATAA
- a CDS encoding cbb3-type cytochrome c oxidase N-terminal domain-containing protein encodes MKKKIQSIIYIIFVLTTFFALVKAFIAYKNPLNFFENPLVWFALIGFVLVITLKELVNYLATKKATELINEKEGIIPEDPNLWIKKLMAKWTRAKAIEEEESIVLDHNYDGIQELDNSLPPWWVYMFYATILFAVVYLVRFEVMGGATPEMEYQEAVAQAKMQVNKFKETTPDLITAETVELLTDASSLKRGKAVFNLNCASCHLADGGGAIGPNLTDEYWILGGGVKNVFATLVNGGRDGKGMISWKNTLKPSDMEKVASYVISLQGTTPEKAKAPQGEKWIEE; translated from the coding sequence ATGAAAAAAAAGATTCAATCAATAATTTATATAATTTTTGTTTTAACTACATTTTTTGCATTAGTTAAAGCGTTTATAGCATATAAAAATCCGCTTAATTTTTTCGAAAATCCTTTAGTTTGGTTTGCTTTAATTGGTTTTGTATTAGTTATTACTTTAAAAGAACTTGTTAATTATTTAGCCACAAAGAAAGCTACAGAATTAATAAATGAAAAAGAAGGTATTATACCTGAAGATCCTAATCTTTGGATTAAGAAGTTAATGGCAAAATGGACTAGAGCTAAAGCAATAGAGGAAGAAGAGAGCATTGTTCTAGATCATAATTATGATGGTATTCAAGAATTAGACAATTCGCTTCCTCCTTGGTGGGTTTATATGTTTTATGCTACAATTCTATTTGCAGTTGTTTATTTAGTTCGTTTTGAAGTTATGGGTGGTGCAACTCCAGAAATGGAATATCAAGAAGCTGTGGCTCAAGCTAAGATGCAAGTAAATAAATTTAAAGAAACAACTCCAGATTTAATTACAGCAGAAACAGTAGAACTATTAACAGATGCAAGCTCTTTAAAAAGAGGTAAAGCCGTTTTTAATTTAAATTGTGCTTCTTGTCATTTAGCTGATGGAGGAGGAGCAATTGGGCCTAACTTAACAGATGAATATTGGATTTTAGGAGGAGGAGTTAAAAATGTATTTGCAACATTGGTTAATGGAGGTAGAGATGGTAAAGGTATGATTTCATGGAAAAATACCTTAAAGCCATCAGATATGGAAAAAGTAGCCAGTTATGTAATTTCATTACAAGGTACAACTCCAGAAAAGGCAAAAGCACCTCAAGGAGAAAAATGGATAGAAGAATAG
- a CDS encoding FixH family protein — translation MKLNWGTGIVITIIAFIAFIMYFVITMSTDHTYSHDLVTEKYYQKELQYQEEIDAEKNLNKLTSKVTVQRTDKGLKIELPKEFKNKNIEGKVFLYRPSNKQLDFDIPISTSNTYLLVPEQRLVDGRWNIIVFWTYKNKPYLFKNEIVY, via the coding sequence ATGAAATTAAACTGGGGTACAGGTATTGTAATTACAATCATAGCTTTTATAGCATTCATAATGTATTTTGTAATTACAATGAGCACAGATCATACATACAGTCATGATTTGGTTACAGAAAAATATTATCAAAAAGAATTACAGTATCAAGAAGAAATTGATGCAGAGAAAAATTTAAATAAACTAACCTCTAAAGTTACTGTGCAAAGAACGGATAAAGGTTTAAAAATTGAGCTTCCAAAAGAATTTAAAAATAAAAATATAGAAGGTAAAGTGTTCCTATATAGACCATCTAATAAACAGTTAGATTTTGATATTCCTATTTCAACTTCTAATACATATTTGCTCGTGCCTGAACAACGTTTAGTAGATGGTCGCTGGAACATTATTGTTTTTTGGACATATAAAAATAAACCTTACTTGTTTAAAAATGAAATTGTTTACTAA
- a CDS encoding sulfite exporter TauE/SafE family protein, whose protein sequence is MLISALLFGLLGSFHCIGMCGPIAFMLPIDRANQTKAFFQILSYHSGRIFTYALIGLLFGFLGKGFYLFGFQQQISIVVGVLMIVLIIFPRLLNKLSLSKKVSHLILKIKGALGKELKKKGNDTFFTLGFLNGFLPCGLVYMALFGAITTSSPFYGSIYMMLFGLGTIPLMTIFVYLGNFTKNGFRKKIQKVIPVMVVFIGVLFIVRGLGLGIPYLSPKPMLQDALTTISGCH, encoded by the coding sequence ATGTTAATATCAGCGCTTTTATTTGGTTTATTAGGTAGTTTTCACTGCATAGGCATGTGTGGTCCAATCGCATTTATGTTACCTATTGATAGAGCAAACCAAACCAAAGCTTTTTTTCAAATTTTAAGTTATCATTCAGGTAGAATATTCACTTATGCTTTAATTGGTTTATTATTTGGATTTTTAGGTAAAGGGTTTTACTTGTTTGGTTTTCAGCAACAAATATCAATAGTTGTTGGAGTTTTAATGATTGTTTTAATTATTTTTCCTAGGTTGTTAAATAAACTGTCTTTGTCTAAAAAAGTGAGTCATCTTATTCTTAAGATAAAAGGAGCATTAGGTAAAGAGTTAAAAAAGAAAGGCAATGATACCTTTTTCACCCTTGGTTTTTTAAACGGATTTTTACCTTGTGGATTGGTGTATATGGCATTATTTGGTGCAATAACAACCTCAAGCCCTTTTTACGGAAGTATTTATATGATGCTATTTGGTTTAGGTACAATCCCTTTAATGACAATTTTTGTATATTTAGGAAACTTTACTAAAAATGGTTTTCGTAAAAAAATACAAAAGGTAATTCCAGTAATGGTTGTATTTATAGGAGTTTTGTTTATTGTTAGAGGCTTAGGCTTGGGTATTCCATATCTATCACCAAAACCTATGTTGCAAGATGCTTTAACTACTATTTCTGGTTGTCATTAG